In Campylobacter vicugnae, a genomic segment contains:
- the dnaA gene encoding chromosomal replication initiator protein DnaA has protein sequence MLGKEALDILSQEISKSEVDNYISQIKFSEKGSNSQRVVFIAPNELIAKFIQTKYANKLANIYEIHTGSKPQILITTQKADLNKKSKEVNVKEIRSQSSLLNPSYTFDNFVVGDSNQFAFISSKQVANNPGKAYNPLFIYGPTGLGKTHLLQSIGNECLENGKTVICITSEQFTSDFIRHLENRTMNKFKEKYRNCDVLLIDDVQFFHKSEKTQEEFFHTFNEIHAKKGQIVMTSDKPPKMLKDFEERLKSRFEWGLMADITPPELDTKIRIIKTKCEFDKIELSDDIIEYIASNMGDNIREIESAIININAFANIMRQDITLEFAKNVIKDQIKEKKEAISLENIIKYVSHEMNIKPSDIKSKNRTKNIVEARRICIYLAKTLTPNSMPQLASHFGLKDHSAVSHNIKKINNLMESDSYFKARLEELKNKILSKE, from the coding sequence TTGCTAGGCAAAGAAGCACTTGATATTTTAAGTCAAGAGATCTCAAAAAGTGAAGTAGATAACTACATTTCACAAATCAAATTTAGCGAAAAAGGCTCAAACTCTCAAAGAGTCGTTTTTATCGCTCCAAATGAGCTTATAGCTAAATTTATACAGACAAAATATGCAAATAAACTAGCTAACATATATGAGATTCATACTGGTTCAAAACCACAAATTCTCATCACTACACAAAAAGCAGATCTAAACAAAAAATCAAAAGAGGTAAATGTCAAAGAGATAAGAAGTCAAAGCTCTTTATTAAACCCTAGCTATACATTTGATAATTTTGTCGTTGGAGATTCAAATCAATTTGCATTTATTAGCTCTAAACAAGTAGCAAATAATCCTGGAAAAGCATATAATCCACTATTTATTTACGGTCCTACTGGACTTGGCAAAACGCATCTTTTGCAATCAATTGGCAATGAGTGTTTAGAAAATGGCAAAACTGTAATTTGTATCACAAGTGAGCAATTTACAAGTGATTTTATACGCCATCTTGAAAATCGCACAATGAATAAATTTAAAGAAAAATATCGTAATTGCGATGTTTTACTCATTGATGATGTGCAATTTTTTCATAAATCAGAAAAGACTCAAGAGGAGTTTTTTCACACCTTTAATGAAATTCACGCCAAAAAAGGTCAAATCGTAATGACCTCTGATAAACCACCAAAGATGTTAAAAGATTTTGAAGAGAGACTAAAGAGTCGATTTGAGTGGGGATTAATGGCTGATATTACGCCGCCTGAACTTGATACTAAAATCAGAATTATTAAAACAAAATGTGAATTTGATAAGATAGAACTAAGTGATGATATTATCGAATATATCGCCTCAAATATGGGTGATAACATAAGAGAGATAGAAAGTGCAATAATAAATATAAATGCATTTGCTAATATCATGCGTCAAGATATCACTTTAGAATTTGCTAAAAATGTAATAAAAGATCAAATAAAAGAGAAAAAAGAGGCAATAAGCCTAGAAAATATCATAAAATATGTATCTCATGAGATGAATATTAAACCAAGTGATATAAAGAGTAAAAACCGTACAAAAAATATTGTAGAAGCTCGTAGAATTTGTATATATCTAGCCAAAACTCTCACTCCAAACTCTATGCCTCAGCTTGCATCACACTTTGGATTAAAAGACCACAGTGCAGTAAGCCACAATATCAAAAAAATAAATAATTTAATGGAGAGTGATAGCTACTTTAAAGCTAGATTAGAAGAGTTAAAAAATAAAATATTATCAAAGGAATAG
- the dnaN gene encoding DNA polymerase III subunit beta encodes MKVLIKKNILETIIINTNSYLDKKDLSSITSHIFISAKDSLLTIKATDNEIGLSYKASNVNIIDEGIATANGKKLLDIIKSLKDGEVMLETVQNHLYIKQNNSKYRLPMQKADDFPDFPTLENKKRFNINAANLSKSLKKITNSIENTNSKIELTGALIDIKNDSINLVGTDTKRLSLYTLDIESQSEQFSIIIPKKAIVEIQKIFYENIEIYYDENIFIAISQNFEFFTKLINGRYPDYTRVIPKESKININLNREKMIEGIKTISMLSEIIKITITPENIAFESINNDNSEAKTVIEQNFDIDENIVLGVKNRFILDFLSSIEDSEFTLSYNDQGLPFVLSCAELKTVIMPINV; translated from the coding sequence ATGAAAGTTTTAATCAAAAAAAATATTTTAGAAACAATAATAATAAATACAAATTCATATCTAGATAAAAAGGATCTAAGTTCTATAACATCTCATATATTTATTAGTGCTAAAGATTCACTTCTTACAATTAAAGCTACAGATAATGAAATAGGCTTAAGCTATAAAGCTTCTAATGTAAATATTATTGATGAAGGTATAGCTACTGCAAATGGTAAAAAACTTCTTGATATAATCAAAAGTCTAAAAGATGGCGAAGTAATGCTAGAGACAGTACAAAACCATCTATATATCAAACAAAATAACTCAAAATATAGATTACCAATGCAAAAAGCTGATGATTTTCCAGATTTTCCTACACTTGAAAATAAAAAAAGATTTAATATAAATGCAGCAAATTTAAGTAAAAGTCTAAAGAAAATTACAAATTCAATTGAAAATACAAACTCTAAAATAGAATTAACTGGTGCATTAATAGATATAAAAAATGATAGTATAAATTTAGTTGGAACAGATACCAAAAGACTTAGCTTATATACTTTAGATATAGAATCACAAAGTGAGCAATTTAGTATAATAATCCCTAAAAAAGCTATAGTTGAAATTCAAAAAATATTCTATGAAAATATTGAAATTTACTATGATGAAAATATCTTTATAGCTATTAGTCAAAATTTTGAATTCTTTACAAAATTAATAAATGGCCGCTATCCAGACTATACAAGAGTAATACCAAAAGAGTCTAAAATAAATATAAACCTAAATAGAGAAAAGATGATAGAAGGAATTAAAACTATCTCAATGTTATCTGAAATTATCAAAATTACTATAACTCCAGAAAATATAGCATTTGAAAGTATTAATAATGACAATAGCGAAGCAAAAACTGTAATAGAACAAAACTTCGATATAGATGAAAATATAGTCTTAGGTGTAAAAAATAGATTTATATTAGATTTCTTATCAAGTATTGAAGATAGTGAATTTACTTTATCTTATAATGATCAAGGTCTTCCATTTGTACTTAGCTGTGCAGAGTTAAAAACAGTAATAATGCCTATAAATGTTTAA
- the gyrB gene encoding DNA topoisomerase (ATP-hydrolyzing) subunit B, with translation MKKDYGAGNIKVLKGLEAVRKRPGMYIGDTNINGLHHMIYEVVDNSIDEAMAGHCDTIDIELTTDGSAIITDNGRGIPVDIHPTENISAATVVLTVLHAGGKFDKDTYKVSGGLHGVGVSVVNALSKKLVLNIKRDGKLHRQEFAAGIPQTDLEIIKTTNRTGTSVEFWPDETIFEVTQFDKDILAKRFKELAYLNPKITINFKDQRDGFKESYHFEGGLESFVTDMNKSNPVSKAVSFSGGEDDVIVDFALLYNETYSENLLSFVNNIKTPDGGTHEAGFRAGLTRAITNYIAANASAREKDTKITGDDIREGLIAVVSVKVPEPQFEGQTKGKLGSSYVKPIVQKMSFEVLCKYFEENPNEAKAIMNKALMAARGREAAKKARDLTRKKDSLNSVGTLPGKLADCQSKDPSESEIYLVEGDSAGGSAKQGRDRVFQAILPLRGKILNVEKSRLDKILKSEEIKNMITAFGCGIGDEFDASKLRYHKIIIMTDADVDGSHIQTLLLTFFFRFLTPIIENGNVYLAQPPLYRYKKGKKEIYLKDEKALNEFLIETGIESEDFEGIGNNDLIDYLKLISAYRTVLNELKKRFNVLTAIRYMIENPDIISKEFKELFEIIKSELESQNYNILNSYVNEDEIRIYVQTPNGLEELIINDSLFVNPLYIEAVHIYSKMRERDIDLDGDPLEVLENIEKSAKKGAYIQRYKGLGEMNPEQLWETTMNPENRRLLKIDVKDIQSASGVFELFMGDEVEPRREYIQAHAKDVKHLDV, from the coding sequence ATGAAAAAAGATTATGGTGCTGGAAATATTAAGGTTTTAAAAGGGCTTGAAGCTGTTAGAAAACGTCCAGGTATGTATATTGGTGATACTAATATAAATGGCCTTCATCATATGATCTATGAAGTAGTAGATAACTCTATAGATGAAGCTATGGCTGGACATTGTGATACAATTGATATTGAACTTACTACTGATGGTTCAGCTATTATTACTGATAATGGTAGAGGTATTCCAGTAGATATTCATCCAACTGAAAATATATCAGCAGCCACTGTTGTTTTGACAGTTTTACATGCTGGTGGTAAATTTGATAAAGATACATATAAAGTAAGTGGTGGTTTGCACGGTGTTGGTGTATCAGTTGTAAATGCTCTATCTAAAAAGCTTGTTTTAAATATCAAAAGAGATGGCAAACTTCATCGTCAAGAATTCGCTGCTGGTATTCCTCAAACTGATTTAGAGATTATAAAAACAACAAACCGCACAGGTACTAGCGTGGAATTTTGGCCTGATGAGACTATATTTGAAGTAACTCAATTTGATAAAGATATTTTAGCTAAAAGATTTAAAGAACTTGCATATTTAAATCCAAAAATTACTATAAATTTTAAAGACCAAAGAGATGGATTTAAAGAGTCATATCATTTTGAAGGCGGGCTTGAAAGTTTTGTAACTGATATGAATAAATCAAATCCAGTAAGCAAAGCTGTAAGCTTTAGCGGTGGTGAAGATGATGTTATAGTTGATTTTGCTCTTTTATATAATGAGACATATAGTGAAAATTTATTAAGCTTTGTAAATAACATTAAAACTCCAGATGGTGGTACTCATGAAGCTGGATTTAGAGCTGGGCTTACTAGAGCTATTACAAACTACATTGCAGCAAATGCTTCAGCACGTGAAAAAGATACTAAAATAACTGGAGATGATATTAGAGAAGGGCTTATTGCTGTTGTTAGTGTAAAAGTTCCTGAACCTCAGTTTGAAGGACAAACTAAAGGTAAGCTTGGTTCAAGTTATGTAAAACCAATTGTTCAAAAAATGAGTTTTGAAGTATTATGTAAATATTTTGAAGAAAATCCAAATGAAGCTAAAGCCATTATGAATAAAGCTTTAATGGCAGCTCGTGGTAGAGAAGCAGCTAAAAAAGCTAGAGATCTAACACGCAAAAAAGATAGCCTAAATAGCGTAGGTACTCTTCCTGGTAAATTAGCAGATTGTCAAAGTAAAGATCCAAGTGAGAGTGAAATTTATTTAGTTGAGGGCGATTCTGCTGGTGGTTCAGCCAAACAAGGTCGTGATAGAGTATTCCAAGCTATTCTTCCACTTCGCGGTAAAATTTTAAATGTAGAAAAATCAAGATTAGATAAGATTTTAAAATCTGAAGAGATTAAAAATATGATAACTGCATTTGGTTGTGGAATTGGTGATGAATTTGATGCTAGTAAGTTAAGATACCATAAGATTATTATTATGACCGATGCTGATGTAGATGGTAGCCATATTCAAACTCTACTTCTTACATTTTTCTTTAGATTCCTTACACCAATTATAGAAAATGGTAATGTTTATTTAGCTCAACCACCACTATATAGATATAAAAAAGGCAAAAAAGAGATCTATTTAAAAGATGAAAAAGCTTTAAATGAGTTTTTAATTGAAACTGGAATCGAAAGTGAAGATTTTGAAGGAATTGGTAATAATGATTTAATAGATTATCTAAAATTAATTAGTGCTTATAGAACAGTTTTAAATGAACTTAAAAAGCGTTTTAATGTATTAACTGCCATTAGATATATGATCGAAAATCCTGATATTATCAGCAAAGAATTTAAAGAGCTATTTGAAATTATCAAAAGTGAGCTTGAGAGTCAAAATTATAATATCTTAAATTCATATGTAAATGAAGATGAGATTAGAATATATGTCCAAACACCAAATGGACTTGAAGAGTTAATTATCAATGATAGTTTATTTGTTAATCCTTTATATATAGAGGCTGTGCATATATATTCTAAGATGAGAGAGCGCGATATAGATCTTGATGGAGATCCTTTAGAAGTTTTAGAAAATATAGAAAAAAGTGCTAAAAAAGGTGCTTATATACAGCGTTATAAAGGTTTAGGTGAGATGAATCCAGAGCAGTTATGGGAGACTACTATGAATCCAGAAAATCGCCGTTTGCTTAAAATTGATGTAAAAGATATACAAAGTGCAAGTGGTGTATTTGAATTATTTATGGGTGATGAGGTTGAACCAAGACGCGAATATATTCAAGCTCATGCTAAAGATGTTAAACATCTAGATGTTTAA